TTCCGAACCCTGAAGAACAGAGTATGACCTAGAATTTTATTTTcacttcttctgaaaaatcctaACTGAAACATCTGTATCGGGATTAAAAAATTATGGGACGCTatgaagaaacaaaatcatcTTCACAAGATCTCTCTAAGTAAGTTGAATCTAACATTagagatttttatttattattttcaaaatCCAAAATTCATCACTGAAATTCATTAGAAAATTCGTTAAGTATGGATTCTTTGAGATTGATTGTTGCTTTTATACTGTTGACGAAGTGGGGTTACTATTTATTTACTTATTCTTGGATGATTTTTAGGTTTCaagtggttttgatttttttttttaattttatgatgaatgTTTATTCAAGGATTAAGATCAGGTAAGTTTTAGGTTATCTTATCAGAAATGATTATGTAAAGTTTGGATTGAATTAGTAACGCCCCTTTTCAATTCCACAAAAAGTTTGAAGTTCATCAATTTTGCTATTTCTTGCCGGTATAGGAAGGTATCAAATATCTAGATACTTAAGATAACCAATACCATGTGTTCACTATATCTCCTGATGTTTTAGGTTTCCCGAAAGGTCGactaggtagaaaccaatttgatTGTgtgaactctatatttatatgcttaataatgatttgattgactagtaatTTATCTTCATAAAAGCTTGTAtctaattgtttatgtgattttctagattatttatgcttttgaattgatatttcgtgcttcggttaaatccttagacgtggtatgcaaggatagatatgTAATGCTTTAGGATCACTACATacgaagcgaaggaaattacagcggagaaacaatatttaaaaaagcatgaaatatatttttaaagaataGTAGAGTTTGCTTAATTAATTgatggaaaccgaaaaccctaataacccaatttccattttgtttattgttagaattatttttatctcgttttgttccaaatttctgaaaatcgttcaaacatcatctcGTTGGttacttaatttttggtattagttagtagtagtatttcacactcctcgtgggaacgacctgtacttgccattgtctacgagTTAGACGCTGtacacttgcagtattattattgtaggtttccgaacctaccaagcAGCGACCAGAAATCATGAAAAAGCAGTACCGCTGCACGTCGCAACAACATTGTTATCATCACCAACTATAGTGTTATGGTTGATGGGTTGTCTGCCAATTCAATTTTGCAGGGAAGAAGAGATAAAAATAGATCCAAAAAATACCACAACAAATTCATCTTTTCACCACTATGAAAACGCGCATGGCTTGTTCGATAATATAAAATCCAAAAATGATACACCTGAATCTCTATTGCATTTTCGCACACACTTGATTGAATGGAATTTTGCAGGGAAGGAGTTGTGTTCAGGGTTCCAAAATCCAGCTAAACTCATTCCATTGTCACCAGCAACATGCACACAAAGTGTTTGTATTTATGCTATAGCCAGTTTTGCAAAAACAGATGGAAAAGACATCAAAAATAGCAAGCCGGTACTACTAATTCCGGACGACGGAAGTCGGAAAACAGAGTGGGAACAATAAAGTTTCACTGAATTATGAAGGGGGTACTTTTTGGATGTGAAATTTGGCAACGGGATGTGTGATTTTTGAGTCGTGAATTGGATGGGGTTTCTGACAGAGCTGGTTGTACAAGATGCACCTGAGTAACATATATTCTGACGAAGAATATATTTTCTACTTACTTCACCCGAGTGCATAATGTgtattttgtttctgaactttTTGTCctcttgattttctttttaatACTTATTTTCGGTTGATATTTTGATGGTCAATGTTATTGTAATGGTGCTAGATTTAGCGCTCGCGATCATCAATTAGTCATTTTGGTTGTGTATAATATATTGCATGTGATTATTAGGATAAACCTAGATTTATCTAAGAAGTACACAAGATGCACCCATGCGCATAATACATATTTATATAGAAAATAGATTTCGGCCTGGTTGCACATGGGTGCATACTGCTTACTTCATTTTTGAACTTTTTGTTGTTTCTcgtatttttcttctttaatacTTGTCTATAAGTACACAAGATGCACCCGAGTGCGTAATACGTATTTTCATAGAAAATAGATTTTTATCAGGCTGCACATGGGTGCATAGTGCATATTCTTATAAGAAATAAATTTTGTCCaagttgcacctgggtgcatagtgcatattttcatatgaaataaattttggctaagttgcacctgggtgcataatgcatatttttatagGAGATAGGTTTTGGCCaagttgcacctgggtgcataatgtatTCTCGGcttgattaaaaaaaatatttttcttttcgtatttcatatcaacaatggatctcgttttgtagagattttcgagccctttccaaaaatataaattttattaaaactggacttatattttgGAAATTAAGACATTTCTCGTGATAAATTTTATATTGGAGTGAgaaaataaataggagagagaaaaagatATGATAAAGAATAAAGATTAAAGTCAAGTATACACATGACTAATTTTTCTTATGTCTTTTCACCCATACTTATATTTTACAAATTCATTGCTCCCACACTTTATGGGTCGTGGTCATATGACCCATTTTCCGGAAAAAAAAAGTTGGGTTCTTCTTTGATATAAAAGAGAAGTGGTAAGAATTAAACACACAGGCCGATTCAAGAAAAAATTTGAATGTTAATTCTAGTTTCTGTTATAATGTAATTATAATGTCGTTTGAAATCTTAATGACATTGCCTGAATTCTCAATTATCTGTATCATTAacagaactagtcataaaaacccaaggtgaccagacttgtggtacaaaaaccccattcaaatgttgggatcaatTAAacctccatcttaaacaaaattgatacaaaaacccccaaatttttaaaaaggtgatagaaaaaccccaaatttcaaaattggtttcatcaaaattctttgtggtttttgtgttacttttattttgatggggtttttgtgttacttttgttttgatgggttctttatggatggatagtgacacctttgggattataactcgcggaccgtatcATTAATGCATCTCGTTACAATGATTTCAAAATAATTGTAAAATGACGCATATGTCTGTGAATTTTGAATAGAACTCTCACATGATGAGGAACTCGAATAAGAAAGATTATTCGTAGAGATCATAACTTCATAAGCGCGTTCTTTAACCGTTACTTAGACCAATAAAATGCCATAGTTTTTGAAGATGTTATATTTGGAAGACGCGAAATGTCATAGTTATTGAAGATGATACAGCTACTGCCGACGATGTCATTAAAAAGGTGAAAATTCAGGCTTTCTTTTGTTGTTTGAAGCCAAATGATCTAAGGGGTTTATCTTTAGACGATGCCCTCTTAAGCTGGGACTCTTTTTATATAATTTTAGTTTCCTTTCGGTTttctataaattttttttttttttttttgtttttttgtagtaAGAGTTTGTTGGTTTAGGTTCTTCTGGTCATGTTTGGCTCTACGAGCTTTTTTCGCTTACCCCTGTtagctagggctgtcaatgggtccgGGTCTTCCCGAGTACCATTAAATCCGGACCCGAATCCTACTTATAAATGATGGGTCCGGTTCCTGAATTTGTGGACCCaaaaccggacccgtttaaagatccgggtacccgtcggttctgggtacccgttgggtattaagaaaactatgaaaaaatcttaaaaactcaatttctttctctttttagcttaaatctaaattgTTTTTGTAAAAGTTTATTATTACTTCttaattaatgtactaaataaagattaaatgtaagaaaaaaatgaaaaatggaaaaaaaatcaaaaccaaaactaacaaaaatgcttataattttgctaaaaagatgaataaaagGATGAATATCCGGGTACCCGATACTCGCGGGTACCCGACggatattacccgtttggacccatTAAAATTCGGGTCCAAACggataattacccgtcgggtcctaagttgttaatgggtccaacattaggacccggaaccggacccgaatcTAACGGATCCGGTTTCGGATAatggtacccattgacagccttaCTGTTAGCTATTTATCTGTAAATTTTTTACATTTGctggtaaaaaaaattaaaaaaagttaAGACCAATAAAATGAGAACTGCCAAAACACTAAAAAACGGTCATGTGGGAAATTTCATTTTTAATCCAAGAAAGTACTGCAGCTACTAGTTATTAGATTTGTAATCggtatttctctttttctttttaatacaaCCTATATAGCCTTATATATGTATATAGATTATTAGGTGTCATCACATTTAATGGCCATTGATTTAATTAATAATAAATCTCCCTGATGAATACTATACGTACATACTTATTGTAAGAGTTAAATATTTACTTTCATGACATACGAAGTTTTCCCTATTTTCCACACTCATTTTTTCTATTTCCCATCTCTTCACAATTTTTAAAACTATTTTACTTTTTAATTATGGTTTTTCCTATTTACCATCCATAAAAGTCAAATTATTAGCTATGAATTTATGGCCACAATTATTACCATTTTTATTTgtcttcttctttaatcttccATTTCCAATAAGCAAAATCATTAAAATCATCGATCCAATTACAAACTCTAGGTTAGATTTCTATTGATTCATTTAATCTACCTACAGAGGATCATATCTTAAGATAATTTTGCGTCAAAGAAGCACATTTAGGATGACGATTAAGGATTAACAGCCTCTTGATTACTCACAGACATCATTTACGTGCTTAATTGTAAACAAAAAATGCAGAGAGGCAGCATATGGGACAAAACCAATCACTTTTTATTTATTAATCATCATCCAATCAACAATCCTTTGGAGTTAGTTGACCTCATTTAAATCCATCTCATGTTTCCCCGTGAATAAAACCAAGAAAGATTTCTGCAAAGGTGATAACTTCACTAAAGGAACAATGCACTTGCAAAGAGAGAATGTTTATGAAAAATCTTGAAGGTGTTGGTGGATTGTGTAGGCCGTAACTGGGAAGAAGACTCGATTGGGCTTAAATAAAAAGTCATGAATTAGTATTTAGGATAAATATGAATTTATgtggatgggaaataggaaaagtgGGATGAGATTTTATATGGACGGGAAATAGAAAAAATGGGGATGGGAAATAAGGAAAACACATACAAATTACTAATAATAGTGTTTACATTTAGTGATCATCAAGATCGTCTCCTAGCTCATCCTATATATATGGAAGTCCCAAAACCCCAACATATTCAATTGAAATGATCACGCAATAGTGAGAATGTTTTATTAGTACTACTATTTAGCATTTACCTATACTGGTCTTCCGAGGGAAAAAAAATGTCTTTCAAAGATTACTTCAACAATAATCTCAGTCTTAATCCAAGTCCTCTTCCTTATCATCATGGGCATACTGACCATCGAGGAACCACAATGGAGATTGCTTATCAGCAGCCAAAAAGAGTAGCGACGGATATGTTCTCTTGTAACTATTGTCACCGGAAATATCATAGCGCACAAGCACTAGGAGGACATCAAAATGCTCACAAACGAGAACGTACAGCTACACTAGCCGCACTCGCAGCTTTTAGTTATTATAAAGCAAGTCACGGCAAGAACCTACAGCGCCACCAAGCATTCTCATCGTCAACTATGAGTTCATTACCATCTGCATCGCCACCTCTTACTCATGGTGACTTTATCAAGAAATCATCACTGGGTATTCAAGGTCGATCCATGGTACAAAAACCAGCACCTTATTCTTTGTTTTCAGGGGCTTCTCGGTGCTCTTCTGGTTTGTATGGGAAGGATAAACACAACCGCTCACACAACAATACATCTGATTCTAGCGTGGCAGCTGGTAGCAAGTGCTTCGTCGTAAGTACATCTGCGGTACCGCCGGGTGAGGGAGTATTAAAGCTCGATTTATCTCTTAAGCTTTGAAAGCAGGTTATAATTGCGCGATCattcggaaaacaaagtaagcaGCGTGTCCGAAAAGTTAACTGTATAGTCTGGTCAGTAAATTTTGTTGTTGGATCATTCACAACAAATTTTGTTGCTGGGTTGTAGCTAATTAATATATATAATAGCGATGAAGTTTGAACTCTATTAAGCTGCATGATGGTCCCCTTAGCCCTTAAAGATTAATGCTTTTGTAGTTAATCTTTAAATATTGTAGACTTGGTACTTAGTTTGAAGTTAATTATATAGAATCAAATTGTCGATTAATTAACTAAATGCATTAACAAGTATAGACTGCTCATACTAGAGTCGGCCGGGGAGGGTGCATGGATCAGACTTCAGAGTTTGGACAAAAACTGAACACCGCGTTATCATTTCTGCCATAGGTACCAGATTTCATGGAGTTACCAATCTAGAAATGAGAATTGTTTTATGTTATACGCAACCCTATATGAGATTTGGTATCCTATAACAGCCATGCGTTTTCATCACCGTAAATGATAAATGTCTTTGCAAGTTGTTCCATATAATTGCATGACGTGATTATATCTTTATGGGAAAAATTCTGTTTAGTGTTTTTTTAGGCGGTCCAAGTCTGTTTAGTTCTTTTATAAATTACCTTTttcatttggtccataattatttaatgatatattaattatatgtccttACTTTTAATTCcctacaaatatatccttatgTAATAATAAATATGTCCCTCCTTTTTTAATAACGGAAAATGGAtcacttatccaaatatttttaaatcacggttcaaatggacgagtaaaaaatagtttgggtgaaatggccaaaaaataaaatagtaaggatgaaacatccttgcttaaatttaaaaaatagcaaggatgaaactggatacatcctgtgtaaattaaaaataagaaaaaatatttgaaaatgggcacgatgaaactggttacatcttgcctatttttacatttttgtccatttaaacagtatcaaaatctaactgtccatttcacccaggaattgttgattttggtctttttaaccaattttgtgttttaataaccttatccatttaatattggattaccttaataccctcacccatataatattttttcttcatttcaaaatggaacaaatttcttccactaccacttcaccaccaccactagcatcaccaccaccaccaacattcaactaccattccaccaccaccgttcaacaaccaccacctaccaaccgccactaccactaatattccaccaccactccttcaccaccactattacaccaccaccagtcctccaccaccactagtctgttgccgccaccaccactagttagtcgccgccgccaccaccgtcaccgccgccgccgccaccactggttcacatatttttgtatcaacgataatagttgatccaaataaaaatagaaccaaaagtagaagtttatctagtttaggggatcaacaacgataATTGATCCAAGAAAAAAGGATAaatagtagaagttgatccaattttagtggatcaacaatggaagttgatccatgtaaaattggatcaacaatgaaagttgatccatgttaaattgagtgaacttggcgtgagtcgaacacgcatcatctgacatggagtcagtcatgctaccattgcaccacaagttcaacattggaagaaatttacatgatttaaactacaagcataatTATACTTATCCAATGAAATatcgtcaacaataggagttcaaAGGATCAAAAATAGTAGTTGATCCCCTATAGAcggatcaacaaccatagttgatccaataaaaaattgggtcaacaacaggagtttatCCCACAAAgtggatcaacaacaataattgatcccataaaaacatataaacaacaacaaattgATCATTACCTGTAGCTTCATAAATACCAACAGCTCCAAGACCAGCTTCAAAACCAATCTCGACAACTACAACAACCAGAACCACCATTCTACTACTATTTCCATGACTAATTTCTCATTCGTACCTCTCCACCATTACCGCCACCAACAAATCACACATCTccagcagcaccaccaccaccaaaacaatCAGAACCAAAATTCAACACCAATTTCATCATTCCAACCAAAACCaccatagttgatccaataaaaaattgggtcaacaacatgagttgatcCAAAATatatggatcaacaaccatagttgatccaaaatatatggatcaacaaccatagttgatccaataTCACTACCTGCTTCAACCCAGATAACCACCATATTTCATTCAGCAACATGCTTCAATCTTTGTAACAACAACTCATACCAACACTGCCACCAACAAATCACACatctccagcaccaccaccaccaaaacaacCAGAACCAAAATCCAACACCAATTTTATCACTTACAATACCACCAATACCGAAAGAAACATACCTCATCCGCCGACGCTGCTACATCACCACCATAGTAACCTGAAACAGATCTCGATCTATTTGAATCcgatttcaaattcagtttttagaagaagaagaagaagaaagtggtcgtaattgcagaggtggtggtggagatgctgTTGATGATAGTTCGATTAGATCTGAATCCATTAGCGGCGGAGAAGGTGGTCATAGttgcagaggtggtggtggtggagatggctGTTTTaagaagagaaggagaaaatAATTTTCGATCTGGAAAGATGGAGATGTAGATCGTGATTAAGGAGATAGTGGTGGTAGTTATGGTGATGGTActggtggtgttggttgtggtGGCGTCGTAGATGGTAGTGGTTGCGGCAGCCATGATAAACTGTGTTGCTCGTTTTTGCACccgaagtgaagaagaagagtaTATAACACATAAAAGGTTAAAAATGAAAACACATGAAGATAAATCTTTTagataaaatttcaatttttccatcagggatatatttattgtgtgataaggataattgtatagaccatcaaaagtagggacaaaAATTCAATTACCACATTATTTAAAGATGTTAAATGGACCAAAGTACCTTTCTGTGTTAattcctacttattttttgtatcagttcattctgtctgatgaactccgtagttcattccttcaaatgaacacctaataaaaacttaaaaattatgtttacttatttttttgtagcaattcattctgtctgatgaactccggagttcattctttcaaatgaaaccaaactaaatcacatatgaaaacagacttcattctgtaAAATGAACACAACACAAAACTTCATTATTATgacaaaaaacagagttcattctttcaaatgaactcctagtaaaacctatatgaaaaccgagttcattctttcaaatgaactcttaataaaacctatatgaaaaccgagttcattctttcaaataaaCTCCTAATAATTAAAGAtctaaaacagagttcattctttgaCATGAACACACAAAAAACCCataaaaaatcagagttcattttgtttgatgaacttcgtcgtcttcatcattctTCAACATAGTTCATTCTAATcaatgaacttcatcaaaaatcatcgtattcatcatcttcaacagcagcagcaacaaacgatgatggagaagaagaagaaaacgatgaagaaatcagagaatttCGAGCTACGAAcaacaacatcatcgtcttcatcatcatattCAAGAGCTGCAACGGCAAACATAGAAGAAATAGACCtaaaatcatcatcttcttcatcatcttcatcttcttgaaacaacagcagcaacaacaatgataaaaaaaaacgaaaaagaaacgcaaaaacttcatcatcatcatcttcttcatcgtcttcatcatcatcatcaacaa
This is a stretch of genomic DNA from Papaver somniferum cultivar HN1 chromosome 1, ASM357369v1, whole genome shotgun sequence. It encodes these proteins:
- the LOC113349149 gene encoding zinc finger protein 1-like translates to MSFKDYFNNNLSLNPSPLPYHHGHTDHRGTTMEIAYQQPKRVATDMFSCNYCHRKYHSAQALGGHQNAHKRERTATLAALAAFSYYKASHGKNLQRHQAFSSSTMSSLPSASPPLTHGDFIKKSSLGIQGRSMVQKPAPYSLFSGASRCSSGLYGKDKHNRSHNNTSDSSVAAGSKCFVVSTSAVPPGEGVLKLDLSLKL